In one window of Enterobacteriaceae endosymbiont of Plateumaris rustica DNA:
- the ptsG gene encoding PTS glucose transporter subunit IIBC, translating to MFNNTFANLQKVGKSLMLPVSVLPIAGILLGIGSANFYWLPKVISNIMEKTGGSVFSNMPLIFAIGIALGFTKNNGVSALASVISYGILTKTVEVIIPLLLHNIPYDIILKKHLMDTGVLGGIISGSIAAYMFNKFHKIELVEYLGFFSGKRFVPIISGLTSIFVGVLLSFIWLPLGKIIQCFSHWAAYQNPILAFGIYGIIERTLLPFGLHHIWNVPFQMEIGSFTNNITKQIYHGDIARYISGDPTAGKLAGGFLFKMYGLPAAAIAIWHTSKKENKNKIGSLMLSAALTSFFTGITEPIEFSFMYIEPILYVIHIILAGLSFPICIFLGMRNGTSFSHGLIDFIILSGHGSKIWLFPIIGSFYAIIYYSIFRFLIIKWNLRTPGREILNISSNINNNIIKEKIGYIEQLVNAFGGKKNILNLDACITRLRVSVININKVNRKKLIDLGAMGVIISGNGVQAVFGTKSDNLKTKMDIFIENKYSSN from the coding sequence ATGTTTAATAATACGTTTGCTAACTTACAAAAAGTGGGTAAATCTTTAATGTTACCAGTTTCAGTATTACCTATTGCTGGCATATTATTAGGTATTGGATCTGCTAATTTTTACTGGTTACCAAAAGTTATTTCTAATATTATGGAAAAAACAGGAGGATCTGTTTTTTCTAATATGCCATTAATTTTTGCTATAGGAATTGCTTTAGGTTTTACAAAAAATAATGGTGTATCTGCATTAGCATCTGTTATTTCATATGGTATTTTAACTAAAACTGTAGAAGTAATTATTCCACTATTATTACATAATATACCATATGATATAATATTAAAAAAACATCTTATGGATACTGGAGTATTAGGTGGAATTATATCAGGATCTATAGCAGCATACATGTTTAATAAATTTCATAAAATTGAATTAGTAGAATATCTTGGTTTTTTTTCTGGAAAACGTTTTGTTCCTATTATTTCTGGTTTAACATCAATTTTTGTTGGAGTTTTATTATCTTTTATATGGTTACCTTTAGGTAAAATTATTCAATGTTTTTCACATTGGGCAGCCTATCAAAATCCAATACTTGCTTTTGGAATATATGGAATTATAGAAAGAACTTTATTACCTTTTGGGTTACATCATATTTGGAATGTTCCATTTCAAATGGAAATTGGATCATTTACTAATAATATAACAAAACAAATATATCACGGAGATATTGCTAGATATATATCAGGAGATCCAACTGCAGGTAAATTAGCAGGTGGTTTTTTATTTAAAATGTATGGATTACCAGCAGCTGCAATTGCAATATGGCATACATCTAAAAAAGAAAATAAAAATAAAATAGGTAGTTTAATGTTATCTGCTGCATTAACTTCTTTTTTTACAGGAATTACAGAACCAATAGAATTTTCTTTTATGTATATAGAACCAATTTTATATGTCATACATATAATTTTAGCTGGATTATCTTTTCCTATTTGTATTTTTTTAGGTATGAGAAATGGAACAAGTTTTTCTCATGGTTTAATTGATTTTATCATATTAAGTGGACATGGTAGTAAAATATGGTTATTTCCAATAATAGGAAGCTTTTATGCTATAATATATTATTCTATCTTCAGATTTTTAATAATTAAATGGAATTTAAGAACTCCAGGTAGAGAAATATTAAATATTTCATCAAATATTAATAATAATATAATAAAAGAAAAAATAGGGTATATTGAACAATTAGTGAATGCTTTTGGTGGTAAAAAAAATATTTTAAATTTAGATGCTTGTATTACCAGATTACGTGTAAGTGTTATAAACATTAATAAAGTTAATCGAAAAAAATTAATAGATTTAGGAGCAATGGGTGTTATTATATCTGGTAACGGTGTACAAGCTGTTTTTGGAACTAAATCTGATAATTTAAAAACAAAAATGGATATTTTCATAGAAAATAAATATTCATCTAATTAA
- the gap gene encoding type I glyceraldehyde-3-phosphate dehydrogenase encodes MSIRIAINGFGRIGRVLFRAAQKNSTIKIVAINDLLEINYMAYMLKYDSTHGKFNGSIEVKNQYLIVNGNYINIFSEKDPYNLKWNDLDIDVVIESTGMFLTKELANKHIIAGAKKVIITAPPKDNNIPMYVRGVNFEKYNGENIISNASCTTNCLAPLAKIIHDNFIIKEGLMTTVHAVTSTQKTVDSPSCKDWRGGRGAYQNIIPSTTGAAKAVGYVIPELNGKLTGISLRVPVANVSVVDLTVKLLKKTTLNKIFNKIKFAANNDMKGVIGYTEDDVVSSDFNGNTLTSIFDKKASVLISSTFVKLIAWYDNETGYSNKILDLIIHITKK; translated from the coding sequence ATGTCTATTAGAATTGCTATTAATGGATTTGGAAGAATAGGTCGTGTTCTTTTCCGTGCTGCACAAAAAAATTCTACAATTAAAATTGTAGCTATTAATGATTTATTAGAAATAAATTATATGGCTTATATGCTAAAATATGATTCTACACATGGTAAATTTAATGGTAGTATTGAAGTAAAAAATCAATATTTAATTGTTAATGGTAATTATATTAATATTTTTTCTGAAAAAGATCCTTATAATTTAAAATGGAATGATTTAGATATAGATGTAGTTATAGAATCTACAGGAATGTTTTTAACTAAAGAATTAGCAAATAAACATATTATTGCAGGTGCTAAAAAAGTTATAATTACTGCACCACCTAAAGATAATAATATTCCTATGTATGTTAGAGGTGTTAATTTTGAAAAATATAATGGTGAAAATATTATATCTAATGCATCTTGTACGACTAATTGTTTAGCACCTTTAGCAAAAATTATTCATGATAATTTTATTATAAAGGAAGGATTAATGACAACAGTACATGCTGTAACTTCAACTCAAAAAACAGTAGATAGTCCTTCTTGTAAAGATTGGAGAGGTGGTAGAGGTGCATATCAAAATATTATTCCATCAACTACTGGAGCGGCTAAAGCTGTAGGATATGTTATACCTGAATTAAACGGTAAACTAACAGGTATATCTTTAAGAGTTCCTGTTGCTAATGTTTCTGTTGTTGATTTAACAGTTAAATTATTAAAAAAAACTACATTAAATAAAATATTTAATAAAATTAAGTTTGCTGCAAATAATGATATGAAAGGTGTTATTGGATATACAGAAGATGATGTAGTATCTAGTGATTTTAATGGAAATACATTAACTTCCATTTTTGATAAAAAAGCTAGTGTATTAATTAGTAGTACTTTTGTAAAATTAATTGCTTGGTATGATAATGAAACAGGATATTCTAATAAAATTTTAGATCTTATAATACATATTACAAAAAAATAG
- a CDS encoding potassium/proton antiporter, translated as MDLQSIFILFIIGCILITSSILLSSITSKIGISILLVFLAIGILSGSDGIGRISFHSYEIANIISNLSLAVILLDGGMRTKISSIKIALIPALFLATIGILITAILTGIMASYLFKIHLIYGFLIASILASTDAAAIFTSSKGLNERVTSTLEIESGSNDPMAVFLTTSIIKMIKIKQLNFTLHILLLHLIYLIEQFTLGIILGLIGALILKKIISKIILVSGLYSLLILSVGILIFSLTNLLDGSGILAIYLYGFFVGNYCNIYNRNNILQIFDGIAWLSQITMFLVLGLLVSPKSLFHIALPSLILSFWMIFLVRPLSVFIVLSPFNNFHIREKFFISWMGLRGAVPIILALFPIIAQIENAMLFFNIAFFIVLISLIIQGSFLNFFARKTKVLLPSIIFPIHRTNLNINSKDQWEQFTYILNSKTWCIGTSLRDLYMPKKTFITALFRNGRLLRPTGNTILQENDIICIMGRENNLTDLGKLFSQTVSLILNQKFFGDFILDAEAKLYDIAKIYGLKLNKHINVQQSIRKLLISLMKSNTLVVGDNIKWNNILWTIAEKENSKITRIGISSIKNKK; from the coding sequence TTGGATTTACAATCAATTTTTATTTTATTTATTATAGGATGTATATTAATCACATCTAGTATTTTACTTAGTTCAATCACTTCTAAAATAGGTATTTCTATTTTATTAGTATTTTTAGCAATAGGTATATTATCTGGATCAGATGGTATTGGTAGAATTTCATTTCACAGTTATGAAATAGCAAATATTATTAGTAATTTATCTTTAGCTGTAATTTTACTTGATGGAGGTATGAGAACAAAAATTTCTTCAATTAAAATTGCTTTAATTCCTGCATTATTTTTAGCAACTATTGGAATTTTAATAACCGCTATATTAACAGGAATAATGGCATCTTATTTATTTAAAATACATTTAATATATGGTTTTTTAATTGCTTCAATATTAGCATCTACTGATGCTGCAGCTATTTTTACATCTAGTAAAGGATTAAATGAAAGAGTTACTTCTACTCTTGAAATAGAATCTGGTAGTAATGATCCTATGGCTGTATTTTTAACAACATCAATTATTAAAATGATTAAAATTAAACAATTAAATTTTACACTTCATATATTATTATTACATTTAATTTATTTAATTGAACAATTTACATTAGGAATAATATTAGGTTTAATTGGAGCATTAATATTAAAAAAAATTATTAGTAAGATTATATTAGTTAGTGGATTATATTCTTTATTGATATTAAGTGTAGGTATACTTATTTTTTCTTTGACTAATTTATTAGATGGTAGTGGTATTTTAGCAATTTATTTATATGGTTTTTTTGTTGGTAATTATTGTAATATTTATAATCGTAATAATATCTTACAAATATTTGATGGTATTGCATGGTTAAGTCAAATAACTATGTTTTTAGTATTGGGATTACTGGTTAGTCCTAAATCTTTATTTCATATTGCATTACCATCATTAATCTTATCATTTTGGATGATTTTTTTAGTGAGACCATTATCTGTTTTTATAGTACTATCACCATTTAATAATTTTCATATACGTGAAAAATTTTTTATTAGTTGGATGGGATTAAGAGGTGCAGTTCCAATTATATTAGCATTATTTCCTATAATAGCACAAATAGAAAATGCTATGTTATTTTTTAATATAGCATTTTTTATTGTCTTAATTTCTTTAATTATTCAAGGAAGTTTTTTAAATTTTTTTGCACGTAAAACTAAAGTATTATTACCTTCTATTATTTTTCCTATTCACCGAACTAATTTAAATATAAATTCTAAAGATCAATGGGAACAATTTACTTATATATTAAATTCAAAAACATGGTGTATTGGAACATCATTACGTGATTTATATATGCCTAAAAAAACATTTATTACTGCATTATTTAGAAATGGTAGATTATTAAGACCAACTGGAAATACTATTTTACAAGAAAATGATATAATTTGCATTATGGGTCGTGAAAATAATTTAACAGATTTAGGAAAATTGTTTAGTCAAACAGTTTCATTAATACTTAATCAAAAATTTTTTGGAGATTTTATTCTTGATGCTGAAGCTAAATTATATGATATAGCTAAAATTTACGGTTTAAAATTAAATAAGCATATTAATGTTCAACAATCTATAAGAAAATTGTTAATTTCTTTAATGAAAAGCAATACTTTAGTAGTTGGAGATAATATAAAATGGAATAATATTTTATGGACTATAGCAGAAAAAGAAAATAGTAAAATTACTAGAATAGGTATTAGTTCTATAAAAAATAAAAAATAG
- the fabF gene encoding beta-ketoacyl-ACP synthase II, protein MLKRRVVVTGMGLITPTGNTLKTSWNNVINGNSGIDLISDFDTNQYTTKFAGLIKNFSYKNFILSKKIRNMDLFIQYGIVASKQAIQDSGIIVNEKNAHRFGAAIGSGMGGMGLMEKNYYLLYNKGPNKITPFFIPSTMINMITGNITIDYGFKGPTISISSACSSAMQNIGIASRIIAYNDADVMLAGGSEKAITPLGLGGFCATRGLSKRNNNPKAASRPWDKDRDGFVLSDGAGILVLEEYNHAKKRNANIYAEIVGFGMSNDAYHITSPSKYGEGAILAMFNALKDAKIDYSQIKYINAHGTSTILGDIAEVHAIKYIFKNSLNLFVSSTKSVTGHLLGASGAVESIYSILSLRDQIVPPTINLNNADKDFDLDFVPNIARDVYNMKYVLCNSFGFGGTNASLILKKI, encoded by the coding sequence ATGTTAAAACGTAGAGTTGTTGTTACTGGAATGGGTCTTATTACACCCACTGGAAATACACTAAAAACTAGTTGGAATAATGTTATTAATGGAAATAGTGGTATTGATTTAATTAGTGATTTTGATACAAATCAATATACTACTAAATTTGCAGGATTAATAAAAAATTTTTCTTATAAAAATTTTATTTTAAGTAAAAAAATACGTAATATGGACTTATTTATCCAATATGGAATAGTTGCTTCTAAACAAGCAATACAAGATTCTGGAATAATTGTCAATGAAAAAAATGCTCATAGATTTGGTGCTGCAATAGGTTCTGGAATGGGAGGTATGGGTTTAATGGAAAAAAATTATTATTTATTATATAATAAAGGTCCAAATAAAATAACTCCTTTTTTTATTCCTTCTACAATGATTAATATGATAACAGGAAATATTACTATTGATTATGGTTTTAAAGGACCTACTATATCTATAAGTAGTGCTTGTAGTTCTGCTATGCAAAATATTGGAATAGCATCACGAATAATAGCTTATAATGATGCTGATGTAATGTTAGCAGGTGGTTCAGAAAAAGCAATAACTCCTTTAGGTTTAGGTGGATTTTGTGCAACAAGAGGATTATCCAAAAGAAATAATAATCCTAAAGCAGCTAGTCGTCCTTGGGATAAAGATAGGGATGGATTTGTTTTAAGTGATGGAGCTGGAATATTAGTTTTAGAAGAATATAATCATGCTAAAAAACGCAATGCAAATATTTATGCTGAAATAGTAGGATTTGGTATGAGTAATGATGCTTATCATATTACTTCACCATCTAAATATGGTGAAGGGGCTATTTTAGCTATGTTTAATGCATTAAAAGATGCAAAAATTGATTATAGTCAAATTAAATATATTAATGCTCATGGAACATCAACTATATTAGGTGATATTGCAGAAGTTCATGCTATTAAATATATTTTTAAAAATAGTTTAAATTTATTTGTAAGTTCTACTAAATCAGTAACTGGTCATTTATTAGGTGCTTCTGGTGCTGTAGAATCTATTTATTCAATTTTATCTTTAAGAGATCAAATAGTTCCTCCTACTATTAATTTAAATAATGCTGATAAAGATTTCGATTTAGATTTTGTTCCTAACATTGCACGTGATGTATATAACATGAAATATGTATTATGTAATTCTTTTGGTTTTGGAGGAACGAACGCATCATTAATTTTAAAAAAAATATAA
- a CDS encoding beta-ketoacyl-ACP reductase, producing the protein MNLKGKLALVTGASRGIGYYISNTLAYYGANVIGTSTSIHGVKIINKYLDKKGIGLVLNLISNSSSIKKFLKNIRYKFGNIDILVNNAAIISDNLLINMKEYEWNNVLMTNLTSVFKLSKEVIRYMLKKSFGRIITIGSVIGSIGNIGQVNYATSKSGLMGFSKSLALEVAHKGITVNIVSPGFIETDMTFKISKHIKNNILSKIPFKRFGKPQEIADVVAFLASDKASYITGETIHVNGGLYMS; encoded by the coding sequence ATGAATTTAAAAGGAAAATTAGCTTTAGTTACAGGTGCTAGTAGAGGTATAGGATATTACATTTCTAATACTTTAGCATATTATGGAGCTAATGTAATTGGAACATCTACAAGTATTCATGGTGTAAAAATTATTAATAAATATTTAGATAAAAAAGGTATTGGTTTAGTATTAAATTTAATAAGTAATTCTTCATCTATTAAAAAATTTTTAAAAAATATTCGTTATAAATTTGGAAATATAGATATATTAGTAAATAATGCTGCTATTATTTCTGATAATCTTCTTATAAATATGAAGGAATATGAATGGAATAATGTTTTAATGACTAATTTAACTTCTGTTTTTAAATTATCAAAAGAAGTTATACGTTATATGTTAAAAAAATCATTTGGACGTATTATTACTATAGGTTCTGTGATAGGTTCTATAGGTAATATAGGACAAGTTAATTATGCAACATCAAAATCAGGTTTAATGGGATTTAGTAAATCTTTAGCTTTAGAAGTAGCACATAAAGGAATTACTGTTAATATTGTATCACCTGGATTTATTGAAACTGATATGACTTTTAAAATTTCAAAACATATAAAAAATAATATTTTATCAAAAATACCTTTTAAACGTTTTGGTAAACCACAAGAAATAGCTGATGTTGTAGCATTTTTAGCTTCTGATAAAGCATCTTATATTACAGGTGAAACAATACATGTTAATGGTGGTTTGTATATGTCTTAA
- the xthA gene encoding exodeoxyribonuclease III, with the protein MKFLSFNINGIRAHIHQLESIINLYNPDIIGLQEIKVENINFPKEKLIKLGYNVFFYGEKKYYGVALLSKYIPLKIQKGFLNDQFNNQKRLIIIDIPSSIGIIKIINCYFPQGNNCNDFIKFSSKINFFKNLQQFLEDYVDPNSPVILMGDINVSISNLDIGIGEINRKIWLKRGKCSFLPKERECINKLLKWGLFDIWRIMNPKINNVFSWFDYRSKGYLNNRGLRVDVILISKILIQYYIDSNIEYSIYKMIKPSDHIPVWVNFKIF; encoded by the coding sequence ATGAAATTCCTTTCATTTAATATTAATGGTATTAGAGCACATATTCATCAACTTGAATCAATAATTAATTTATATAATCCTGATATTATTGGATTACAAGAGATTAAAGTTGAAAATATAAATTTTCCTAAAGAAAAATTAATAAAATTAGGTTATAATGTTTTTTTTTATGGTGAAAAAAAATATTATGGAGTAGCTTTATTAAGTAAATATATTCCATTAAAAATACAAAAAGGTTTTTTAAATGATCAATTTAATAATCAAAAAAGATTAATAATAATTGATATTCCTAGTTCTATTGGTATTATAAAAATAATAAATTGTTATTTTCCTCAAGGAAATAATTGTAACGATTTTATTAAATTTTCTTCTAAAATTAATTTTTTTAAAAATTTACAACAATTTCTTGAAGATTATGTAGATCCTAATAGTCCTGTTATATTAATGGGTGATATAAATGTTAGTATTTCTAATTTAGATATTGGTATAGGAGAAATTAATCGTAAAATATGGTTAAAAAGAGGTAAATGTTCTTTTTTACCTAAAGAAAGAGAATGTATTAATAAATTATTAAAATGGGGTTTATTTGATATTTGGAGAATAATGAATCCAAAAATAAATAATGTATTTTCCTGGTTTGACTATCGATCTAAAGGGTATTTAAATAATCGAGGTTTAAGAGTAGATGTAATTTTAATTAGTAAAATATTAATACAATATTATATTGATTCAAATATAGAATATTCTATTTATAAAATGATTAAACCTTCAGACCATATTCCAGTTTGGGTTAATTTTAAAATTTTTTAA
- a CDS encoding DNA polymerase III subunit delta' C-terminal domain-containing protein, with protein MSHYKIISLCYPWLHNYYKTILYQFLKNRSYHAFIFCSINGIGTIDLIYALIKWILCINKNHLNSCEKCTSCILIKSGNHPDLYIIKKNYDNISINIDTIRNIINNISNNSYYSQGKIIWLPYAKQLNNSSSNAILKILEEPPKNTWFFMQCYHKNDLLPTIYSRCQIWYIHPPSENDGLYWLKKKLNNFYEKKTILAALRICNYSPINAYKILNNSLWLERKNLYEIFISAIKYDILYLLKILNNKNILLYLNWLYLILIDVIKYQLKINKNFFYNVDQYNLISIISNLIKLNNIFLIIDDLLYYRNCLININNINQKLILVRFLLSLEKKLIIINNN; from the coding sequence ATGTCACATTACAAAATAATATCATTATGTTATCCTTGGTTACATAATTACTATAAAACAATATTATACCAATTTCTAAAAAATAGAAGTTATCATGCTTTTATTTTTTGTTCAATAAATGGTATAGGTACAATAGATTTAATTTATGCATTAATTAAATGGATTTTATGTATAAATAAAAATCATTTAAACAGTTGTGAAAAATGTACAAGTTGTATTTTAATAAAATCAGGTAATCATCCTGATTTATATATTATAAAAAAAAACTATGATAATATATCTATAAATATAGATACTATTAGAAATATTATTAATAATATTTCTAATAATTCTTATTATAGTCAAGGTAAAATAATATGGTTACCATATGCCAAACAATTAAATAATTCATCTAGTAATGCAATTTTAAAAATTCTTGAAGAACCTCCTAAAAATACTTGGTTTTTTATGCAGTGTTATCATAAAAATGATTTATTACCTACAATATATAGTCGTTGTCAAATATGGTATATTCATCCTCCATCTGAAAATGATGGATTATATTGGTTAAAAAAAAAATTAAATAATTTTTATGAAAAAAAAACAATATTAGCTGCATTACGTATATGTAATTACTCTCCGATTAATGCATATAAAATACTAAATAATTCCTTATGGTTAGAAAGAAAAAATTTATATGAAATTTTTATTTCAGCAATAAAATATGATATATTATATTTATTAAAAATATTAAATAATAAAAATATTTTATTATATTTAAATTGGTTATATTTAATATTAATAGATGTAATAAAATATCAATTAAAAATTAATAAAAACTTTTTTTATAATGTAGATCAATATAACTTAATTTCAATAATATCAAATTTAATCAAATTAAATAATATATTTTTAATTATAGATGATTTATTATATTATCGTAATTGTTTAATTAATATTAATAATATTAATCAAAAATTGATTTTAGTTAGATTTTTGTTATCATTAGAAAAAAAATTAATTATTATAAATAATAATTAA
- a CDS encoding HIT domain-containing protein: protein MKNNNIFEKIILHKTSTKILYQDNLVTAFHDLYPKSPVHILIIPNNFIATLNDINKTHELTLGRMLLVASKIAKKKCIDKNGYRIVINCNRHGCQEIFYLHIHLLGGRQGIKEYY, encoded by the coding sequence ATGAAAAATAATAATATTTTTGAAAAAATAATATTACACAAAACTTCAACAAAAATTTTATATCAAGATAATTTAGTAACTGCATTTCATGATCTTTATCCAAAAAGTCCAGTACATATTTTAATTATACCAAATAATTTTATAGCTACTTTAAATGACATAAATAAAACACATGAATTAACTTTAGGTAGAATGTTACTAGTAGCTTCAAAAATAGCAAAAAAAAAATGTATAGATAAAAATGGTTATAGAATAGTTATTAATTGTAATAGACATGGTTGTCAAGAAATATTTTATTTACATATACATCTTTTAGGAGGAAGACAAGGAATTAAAGAATATTACTAA
- the acpP gene encoding acyl carrier protein, translating into MSSSTEKRIKKIISEQLGIKQENIVNTDVFTKDLGADSLDTVELVMALEEEFDTEISDENAEKITTVQEAINYFNNFKN; encoded by the coding sequence ATGAGTAGTTCCACAGAAAAACGTATTAAGAAAATTATTAGTGAACAACTCGGTATTAAACAAGAAAATATTGTTAATACTGATGTTTTTACAAAAGATTTAGGAGCAGATTCCCTTGATACTGTTGAGCTAGTCATGGCTCTAGAAGAAGAGTTTGATACTGAAATTTCAGATGAAAATGCTGAAAAAATTACTACTGTTCAAGAAGCAATAAATTATTTTAATAATTTTAAAAATTAA
- the sppA gene encoding signal peptide peptidase SppA, giving the protein MTILWNLIKSFFCYTWFTLNFIKKLILNIVFLLLVAIIGYYIYNNYYNQIINLNKHKKYILEINVQSLTDEIINHNNILLRSIDKIFNLPDQNSTFQIAQAILRAKKDKNIGAIVLNLNDFMVEDITIINYLGKYLNDFKSSGKLIYAIGDMYNQNQYYFASFANKIILEPQGELDLHGLSVENFYFKNLLKKLKVQINIFKIGDFKSAIEPIIRNNMSSSTKIVEKNLINNLWNYYLETVISNRKISLQNLFPNHKDFIQKFKNSNGNLALYALNNKLVDKLSTRFDFKCEMIKKFGWDEKYQTYNHIDISEYISQNFKEKNKNNIAVISVNGVLNYGVESSNIVEQINQVYLDPDIKGLILKINSPGGSITAAEHIYNALISLKTINKPIVVVMGELAASGGYFIATAGNYIISNINTITGSIGVFAVVPTFNNTLKILGINNDGVNIDNSLVGSKYNELPLKSKEILKVAVKGSYDKFVYVIANGRHKSIQDVKKLANGMIWLGQDAKKNGLVDSVGDFDSAIKKISELTKIKNVSLEWLESDINLFPLKLLDFLPFEIKNSIFFKNIFSYLENYSMQKKLLKNNSLLLTQEVNDPKNIYAIYNLNIH; this is encoded by the coding sequence ATGACTATTTTATGGAATTTAATAAAATCTTTTTTTTGTTATACTTGGTTTACATTGAATTTTATTAAAAAATTAATATTAAATATAGTATTTTTATTATTAGTAGCAATAATTGGTTATTATATTTATAATAATTATTATAATCAAATAATAAATTTAAATAAACATAAAAAATATATATTAGAAATTAATGTTCAATCTTTAACAGATGAGATAATTAATCATAATAATATCCTTCTAAGATCAATTGATAAAATTTTTAATTTACCAGATCAAAATTCAACTTTTCAAATTGCACAAGCAATTCTTCGTGCAAAAAAAGATAAAAATATTGGTGCTATTGTATTAAATTTAAATGATTTTATGGTAGAAGATATAACTATAATAAACTATTTAGGTAAATATTTAAATGATTTTAAGTCTTCTGGTAAACTTATATATGCTATAGGAGATATGTATAATCAAAATCAGTATTATTTTGCTAGTTTTGCTAATAAAATAATTTTAGAACCACAAGGAGAATTGGATTTACATGGTTTATCTGTAGAAAATTTTTATTTTAAAAATTTATTAAAAAAATTAAAAGTACAAATAAATATATTTAAAATAGGAGATTTTAAATCAGCTATTGAGCCAATTATAAGAAATAATATGTCTTCAAGCACTAAAATAGTAGAAAAAAATTTAATTAATAATTTATGGAATTATTATTTAGAAACAGTTATAAGTAATCGTAAAATTAGTTTACAAAATTTATTTCCTAATCATAAAGATTTTATTCAAAAATTTAAAAATAGTAACGGAAATTTAGCATTATACGCATTAAATAATAAATTAGTAGATAAATTATCTACAAGATTTGATTTTAAATGTGAAATGATAAAAAAATTTGGATGGGATGAAAAATATCAAACATATAATCATATTGACATAAGTGAATATATTAGTCAAAATTTTAAAGAAAAAAATAAAAATAACATTGCAGTAATAAGTGTTAATGGAGTTTTAAATTATGGTGTCGAAAGTTCTAATATTGTAGAACAAATAAATCAAGTATATTTAGATCCTGATATTAAAGGTTTAATATTAAAAATTAATAGTCCTGGGGGTAGTATAACAGCTGCTGAACATATATATAATGCACTAATTTCTTTAAAAACAATTAATAAACCTATCGTAGTAGTAATGGGAGAATTAGCTGCATCTGGAGGATATTTTATTGCAACAGCAGGAAATTATATTATTAGTAATATAAATACTATTACAGGATCTATTGGTGTGTTTGCTGTTGTACCTACATTTAATAATACTTTAAAAATTTTAGGTATTAATAATGATGGAGTTAATATTGATAATAGCTTGGTAGGATCAAAATATAATGAATTACCTTTAAAAAGTAAAGAAATTTTAAAAGTAGCAGTGAAAGGAAGTTATGATAAATTTGTGTATGTAATTGCTAATGGAAGACATAAATCTATACAAGATGTAAAAAAATTAGCTAATGGTATGATATGGTTAGGACAAGATGCAAAAAAAAATGGATTAGTTGATTCTGTTGGTGATTTTGATTCTGCTATAAAAAAAATTTCTGAATTAACAAAGATAAAAAATGTTTCATTAGAATGGTTAGAAAGTGATATTAATTTATTTCCTCTTAAATTATTAGATTTTCTCCCTTTTGAAATAAAAAATTCTATTTTTTTTAAAAATATTTTTTCATATTTAGAAAATTATTCTATGCAAAAAAAATTATTAAAAAATAATTCATTATTATTAACACAAGAAGTAAATGATCCAAAAAATATATATGCTATATATAATTTAAATATTCATTAA